The sequence ATAAATTTACAAGGTAAGATCCAAGGTGTTTCATATGGTTTATCAGGCTTAGTTGTGATGTTTATATATACGATATTTTTTGTAATTAATTATATAGATCCACTGCCTAGCAATGAGTGGTTTTATATATTAGCGATATTAGCATTATGTACTTTATGGCCAATATTTAAAGGTTTAAAATCTTTTAAGTAAAAAAATTATATAAGTTAGAAGATAAATTATTGTCCTAAATTATCTAGGTACTTCTCGGCATCTAGTGCAGCCATACAGCCAGTACCAGCAGAAGTTACAGCTTGCTTGTATACATGATCAGCTACATCTCCAGCAGCAAAGACACCTTCGATACTTGTTTGAGTAGCATCGCCAGCTAAACCAGATTTGACTTTGATATAGCCATTTTCCATTTCAAGCTGACCTTCAAAAATACCCGTGTTTGGAGTATGGCCAATAGCAATAAATACTCCCATAACATCAAGTTGAGACTCTTCGTTAGTTTTGACATTTTTAATACGTAAAGCATTCACGCCCATATCATCGCCAAGAACCTCTTCTAATGTAGTATCCCAAATGATATTAACATTACCGTTCTGAGCTTTCTCCATTAGTTTATCGATAAGGATTTTTTCAGATCTTAGAGAATCTCTACGGTGGATTAGTGTTACAGATTTAGCAATATTTGATAAGAAAAGTGCTTCTTCAACAGCAGTGTTACCACCACCAACTACTGCAACATCTTTATTCTTATAAAAGAAACCATCACAAGTAGCACAAGCAGAGACTCCTTTACCCATAAATTTTTCTTCTGACTCTAGACCTAAGTATTTAGCAGTAGCACCAGTTGAGATAATTAGAGCATCACAAGTATATTCCTCTAATTCACCAGCTAGTTTAAATGGTCTAGTTTGTAGATCTACAGAGTTAATAGTGTCATACACGATCTGTGTATCAAATCTTTCAGCCTGTTTTTGTAGTTTGTCCATAAGCTCAGGACCCATAATGCCATCAGCTTCACCTGGCCAGTTGTCAACATCTGTAGTAGTTGTAAGTTGTCCACCTGGTTGCATACCTGTAATAATTACAGGGTTTAAATTTGCACGAGCTGCATAGATTGCTGCAGTATATCCAGCGGGACCAGATCCTAAAATTATTAGTTTATGATGATTTGCCATTTTTAAGAGGTTCTTCAAAATATGATTATGGCAAAATTATAGCATAGTGCTTAGGTAAGTGAAATTTTGAAATTAGATCTAACGAAAAAACATTGTCATCCTCGTACTTGATAAGATGATCTCTTAGCCTATGAGTTTATTTCTTTGACAAGATTTTTAATTTCTGCAAAATCATCAATATAAGCAAAGCTATCTAGAGCCTTAAGATCAATTCCGTTATGATAACCATAACTTAGCATTACTACTTTTACATTTGCCTCTTTTGCACATAAAAAATCATTCATTGAATCACCAATCATTAAACTCTCTTCGGCTTTAGCATTTAGTTTATCCATAGCAAAAAGTAGTGGCTCCGGATAAGGTTTATAGCTAGGTGTTGTATCTCCACCAATTATGATCTCAAAGTAACCAATTAAGCCTAAATGAGTCAAGGATTGTATTGCATCATCTTCATGCTTATTTGTAACTACAGCCATTTTTATATTTTTAGTTTTTAAAAACTCAAGTGTTTCAGGTACATTAGGATACACTTTGCTATTGGCACTATTTAGAGACTTATATGTTTGACTTACAATTTTGACACCTTCATCAGCTATAGATTCAATATACTGCTTATCATCAAAATCTAAAGCTAATACTTTTCTAACAGTTGTAGGGTAACCTTTACCAACAATATTTGCTATGACATCTTCAGAAATAGGCTTAAGGCCAAAGTGTTTGCGCATCGTATTTGTAGCAACTGTAATATCTCCAACGGTATTGACAAGAGTGCCATCAAGATCAAAAAATATATTTTTTATCATAAATTGAGATTTATTAGAAAACTTAGGTTATAAGGTTATAGTTAAGCATTGTTAAAATCTAGAATTAAACCTAATTATTAAGAATTTTTTTATTTAAATAATATTTTGTTAAGCGTAAAAATGAGAAATATAAAACACTAACAAATACAATACATAATAATGTAACAACAGTACTTAAAAGACGCTGGTATCCAGCTTGTACTTGTAATATATCATTATTTGCGTATATAGAAGTCAAAAAGCATAAGTTTGCTTGAGCTCCCATATAGGCTATGTATTTACCTTGTAGCTGGATTAGACCAAATAAGATAACGATAATAAAAGAAATAATTAGAACTAGAGCTATGTTTAGATTAAACATTGCAAGTGCAAATGGGACTAATAGTCCTATTAAGCAGCCTAAAAACCTTTGCAAACTTAGGTGGTGTATTTGAGAATGCTCAAAACTAGACATAACGGCAACGACACCTATTAGCGCTTGCTCAAACAATAATACATTCTTAAAAGGAACCGTTATTAAGAATATAAAAGCAAATGTTAAAATAAAGAAAACTGAAAAAGTTATCATCTCTATATGCTGCTCTTTGCTTCTTTTTTGAGGTTGTTTCTTTGCGATATCTTTCTTTTTTAAAAATGGTAAGACTATCACACATACACATAGAGCACCAATTATAGTTACTATAGAGCGATCAACGATAATCTCTATTGCCATATCTTTTGAAAAAACTGCATATGGGTAGAAAAATAAACCTAAAGTGATACAAAACATAATAAAGAAATATGTATATTCAGTGAAGTAATATGCCATGGAAACACAAAGAATCAATAAAAAAACTATCAAACTGATAATAGCAATATCAGATCTAAACAATGAGGAGCATATTAATACTACTAATAGAGCCATTAGTGTTCCTATACATCTTAATAGCCCGCGCTTATAGGTCATCGTTTTATTATCAGTCATAATACGTACACAAGTATAACCTGCCCAATATGCATACTGTATATGTAGAGCATAAGAGATGCCAATAGAGGTTAATACCGAAATACTAAGTAGTACGCTAATCATGAATATATAGCTATTAATATTCATTTTAGCAAAGTCATTATAGAGATTTTTAAAATGCTGAAACATATTTATAAATTGGTAGTTAAATAAAAGATAGTCTGAATAGCTTAAGTATTATAATAGATTTGTTATTTATTTCTATTGAGTTTGTAGCTGATTTTAATAATTTACTAGATGCAGAGTTTTGATTTAATTGCGGATATTTCATCAACCTGACTAGTTTTGATCTCTAGAGCTGAACTAGGAAATGCAGTAGCTCTGGTGTCACGTAAGATTTTTTTAGATGCAGAACCATGAATATTTGTTACCTTTGTAACTTCTAATATTTCTCTTACATTTTGAGAGTTAATTCCACCACCTGGCATTATTTGGATTTGCTCGCCAAAATTTTGTTGTAGAGATTTTAGAGTTTCTAAACCTGCTATTACATTTGTACCTGTTCCTGAGGTGAGAATTCTATCAAATCCAAGTTCGATAATCTCTCGAGTACTAGCATGAATATCATTGACTAGATCTATAGCTCTATGAAATGTAAGTTCTTTTTTAGCTTGTTTTGCTAGCTTAATAAATGGCTTGAGAAAGTCTTTATCAACTTCATTTTGTTTAGTTAAAGCTCCAATAACTATACCATCGACATCAAGATCTAGCATTATCTTTAGATCATCAAGCATAATTTGCTGATCTATAGAATCATAATAAAAATCCCCAGCACGATGACGGATAATAGGTTGTAATGATCCTTTAAAATTGGCTTTAGCAAATTTTACTAAGCCTGGAGAGGGTGTAAGTCCTTCAGCACCTAGTGCAGAGCATAACTCAAGTCTATCAGCTCCAGCTTCTTGAGCATTTAGGATTGATTGATAGTTATCTATCGAGATTTCTAGTTTTACCATTAATTTTAGAGTACTACTAATAATTTATTTAATTCATTATAGCTAAATAAATTTAAGAAAATAATTATTATTCGGCTTTAGAATAAGTAAGGAAAGAAGATATGTCGGTGAGAGCTATTTTCAGTTCTGCTTTGGGAAACTATTTATTATAAATTCATTTAACATTCTCACACGATATGGTTGAAACTGTTTAAAGGGGTATATTAGGCTAATTACATTATCAGGCTTATCATTTGCATTTAGAGTTACTTTGTAGTTTGGTAATATTTGAACAAGCTCTCCTGAATCGAGATCTTTTTTTATATCCCAATATGATTTTGAAGCTACGCCATATCCTCTTAGACACATTTTGCGACTTATATAGCCGTTATTGACGATACACGATGGATTTAGATTGATTTCAAGTTTATTATTTTGAGGATCTATTAGATACCAGTTCTTAATGGCGGTACCATTTATCTTTAGAGTAATAAAATCACAATCTTTTAAAATATTTATATCATCAATATTAGTAATGTTCATTTTCTTTAGATACTTTGGACTTGCGCAGAGTATTCGGTGACTTTTAATTAATTTTTTTGCGATAAAGCTACTATTTTGTAGATTGCCTTGTCTAATGGCTATATCAAAAGGAAACTGATTATAAGAAACCACATCATCTGTAAAAAGAATATCATATTTAACTTTAGGGTTAACTTCACTGAATTTGTCTAATATTGGTAGTATAAATTGTTCACCAAGATCAAAAGGTATAGTTAATCTAATAAGACCCTCAGCTTTATTTTTATTATTTTGGATATTTTCTTTTATACCATCTAATTCTTCTAGAAGTTTGATTGCCGACTGATAGAGCATTTCACCAGCTTTTGTAACCTCAATTTTTCTAGTCGTTCTAACTAATAATTTCGTATCATAGTAATCTTCTAAAGCGCTAATTTTATTGCTTATACTTGCTGGAGATAAGTAAAACTCTCGGCCTGCAGCTGATAGGTTGCCATGATTTATTACAGCTACAAATAGCTTGAGTTCATATAACATTTTCATTTTTTAGTTTTTATAAAAAGTACTTTTACTGTTTTGCATATTATCATTAAAAAAATAAAAAGTATAATAGTCATAGTTTTATGAAATTTGATAATCAGATACACAAATATCTTAATCTTATTATCAGTCGGAGATTTATAATGAAAAAAAGTCTAATTCCCTTAATGTTAGGTGCTCTGACTATAGGGATTACAGAATTTATTATGATGGGGATTTTGCCTCAGATATCACAGTATTTTCATGTTAGTATTCCTCAAGCAGGACATTTAATTAGTGTATATGCATTAGGTGTTATAGTTGGAGCACCAGCTTTGATATTGTTCTCAAAGAAATTTAGTCCAAGATCGTTGTTAATAGCGTTAAGTATTATGATAGCTTTATTTAATAGTTTATCTATTTTCTCAACAAGTTATGATTTTTTGATGGTTACTAGGTTTCTTTCAGGGTTACCTCATGGTGCTTTTTTTGGGGTTGGTGCAATTGTCGCTATGGAAGTGGCTGATAGAGGTAAACAATCTTTAGCAATTGCATTGATGTTTACTGGATTAACAATAGCAAATATTATTGGAGTACCTTTAGCAACACATCTAGTTTTAGTCACAAGTTGGCAGATAGCATTTGTAATAGTTGGCTTAATAGGAGTTATTACAACTATTACCACTATTTTATGGATACCTCATGTAGATTTGAACAAAGAAAACTCTTATGACCAAAGCTCAACATCAACTTTTAAAGTTATGTTGAAACTAGATACATGGTTAGCATTTGGAGTAGTATCATTGGCATTTGCTGGATTATTTGCTTGGTATAGTTATATCTCTCCAATGATGATACATATCACTCATGTTTCTAAAGACTTCATTCCTTATGTATTATTTTTTGTAGGTTTGGGAATGTTTAGCGGAAATATATATGGTGGTAGGTTGACTGATAATATAGGAGCATTAAATGCTACTATCGCTAGTTTAATAGGTTTATTAGTAGTTTTACTATTAGCTTATTTGCTAATAGACTATAAGTTTATTTCTGTAGTATTAAGTTTTGGCATAGGTTTTTTTGCTTTTGGATTAGCTCCATCAATTCAAACATTATTGATAAAAGTATTCAAAGGCGCAGAAATGTTTGGCTCAGCTGTTAGTCAAGCAGGTTTTAATATAGCAAATGCTTTAGGTGCTTTTTTAGGAGGGTTGCCTATAGCTTATGGATTTGCTTATTCTAGTAGTATTATCTCTGGAATAATCATTTCTTTAATTGGAGCTGGATTATTATTTATTTTGAAATATAGAACTTTAAAGTTATCAAAAAGTTAAAGTGTTATGTTTCTAGTGGAAATAATTTATTAATTAAGCGTTTATTATCAAAATAAAAATATGGATTTACAATGAAAAATATTCTTATAATAAATGGTAAAAAAGATTTTGGTCACTCAAAAGGTGCACTTAATCAATACCTAGCTGACTTATCAGAAAGTCATTTAATAAGTTCTGGTTATAATGTAAAAGTTACTAATATTGATAGTGGTTATAACATTGATGAAGAAATACAAAAATGGCTTTGGGCTGATACTATAATTCATCAAATGCCAGGTTGGTGGATGGGTCCACCGTGGATTGTTAAGAAATATCTTGATGAAGTTTTAACAACTGGACATGGTGCATTATATGCAAGTGATGGTAGATCTCGTTATGATGCTACTAAAAAATATGGTTCTGGTGGGTTACTCCAGGGCAAAAAATATATGCTATCTCTAACTTGGAACGCTCCTATGGAAGCTTTTACTGAAAAAGATCAATTCTTTGAGGGTGTTGGAGTAGATGGAGTGTATTTACATTTCCATAAAGCACATCAGTTTCTTGGAATGTCTCCGTTGCCTACATTTATTTGTAACGATGTGATGAAAGATCCAAAAGTCGAAGAATATACATTAAATTATAAAAAACATTTAGATAACTTAGATTTGAAATGATTCATTAAGAAGAGATAATGGTAATAATTATATCGGTAGTATTTTCTTTTGTCGCAAGTCTACTTTCGAGCATGTTAGGTGGCGGTTTT is a genomic window of Francisella sp. LA112445 containing:
- the trxB gene encoding thioredoxin-disulfide reductase, which gives rise to MANHHKLIILGSGPAGYTAAIYAARANLNPVIITGMQPGGQLTTTTDVDNWPGEADGIMGPELMDKLQKQAERFDTQIVYDTINSVDLQTRPFKLAGELEEYTCDALIISTGATAKYLGLESEEKFMGKGVSACATCDGFFYKNKDVAVVGGGNTAVEEALFLSNIAKSVTLIHRRDSLRSEKILIDKLMEKAQNGNVNIIWDTTLEEVLGDDMGVNALRIKNVKTNEESQLDVMGVFIAIGHTPNTGIFEGQLEMENGYIKVKSGLAGDATQTSIEGVFAAGDVADHVYKQAVTSAGTGCMAALDAEKYLDNLGQ
- a CDS encoding HAD-IA family hydrolase, with amino-acid sequence MIKNIFFDLDGTLVNTVGDITVATNTMRKHFGLKPISEDVIANIVGKGYPTTVRKVLALDFDDKQYIESIADEGVKIVSQTYKSLNSANSKVYPNVPETLEFLKTKNIKMAVVTNKHEDDAIQSLTHLGLIGYFEIIIGGDTTPSYKPYPEPLLFAMDKLNAKAEESLMIGDSMNDFLCAKEANVKVVMLSYGYHNGIDLKALDSFAYIDDFAEIKNLVKEINS
- a CDS encoding FUSC family protein — encoded protein: MISVLLSISVLTSIGISYALHIQYAYWAGYTCVRIMTDNKTMTYKRGLLRCIGTLMALLVVLICSSLFRSDIAIISLIVFLLILCVSMAYYFTEYTYFFIMFCITLGLFFYPYAVFSKDMAIEIIVDRSIVTIIGALCVCVIVLPFLKKKDIAKKQPQKRSKEQHIEMITFSVFFILTFAFIFLITVPFKNVLLFEQALIGVVAVMSSFEHSQIHHLSLQRFLGCLIGLLVPFALAMFNLNIALVLIISFIIVILFGLIQLQGKYIAYMGAQANLCFLTSIYANNDILQVQAGYQRLLSTVVTLLCIVFVSVLYFSFLRLTKYYLNKKILNN
- a CDS encoding copper homeostasis protein CutC; the protein is MVKLEISIDNYQSILNAQEAGADRLELCSALGAEGLTPSPGLVKFAKANFKGSLQPIIRHRAGDFYYDSIDQQIMLDDLKIMLDLDVDGIVIGALTKQNEVDKDFLKPFIKLAKQAKKELTFHRAIDLVNDIHASTREIIELGFDRILTSGTGTNVIAGLETLKSLQQNFGEQIQIMPGGGINSQNVREILEVTKVTNIHGSASKKILRDTRATAFPSSALEIKTSQVDEISAIKSKLCI
- a CDS encoding LysR family transcriptional regulator yields the protein MKMLYELKLFVAVINHGNLSAAGREFYLSPASISNKISALEDYYDTKLLVRTTRKIEVTKAGEMLYQSAIKLLEELDGIKENIQNNKNKAEGLIRLTIPFDLGEQFILPILDKFSEVNPKVKYDILFTDDVVSYNQFPFDIAIRQGNLQNSSFIAKKLIKSHRILCASPKYLKKMNITNIDDINILKDCDFITLKINGTAIKNWYLIDPQNNKLEINLNPSCIVNNGYISRKMCLRGYGVASKSYWDIKKDLDSGELVQILPNYKVTLNANDKPDNVISLIYPFKQFQPYRVRMLNEFIINSFPKQN
- a CDS encoding MFS transporter, with translation MKKSLIPLMLGALTIGITEFIMMGILPQISQYFHVSIPQAGHLISVYALGVIVGAPALILFSKKFSPRSLLIALSIMIALFNSLSIFSTSYDFLMVTRFLSGLPHGAFFGVGAIVAMEVADRGKQSLAIALMFTGLTIANIIGVPLATHLVLVTSWQIAFVIVGLIGVITTITTILWIPHVDLNKENSYDQSSTSTFKVMLKLDTWLAFGVVSLAFAGLFAWYSYISPMMIHITHVSKDFIPYVLFFVGLGMFSGNIYGGRLTDNIGALNATIASLIGLLVVLLLAYLLIDYKFISVVLSFGIGFFAFGLAPSIQTLLIKVFKGAEMFGSAVSQAGFNIANALGAFLGGLPIAYGFAYSSSIISGIIISLIGAGLLFILKYRTLKLSKS
- a CDS encoding NAD(P)H-dependent oxidoreductase, with the translated sequence MKNILIINGKKDFGHSKGALNQYLADLSESHLISSGYNVKVTNIDSGYNIDEEIQKWLWADTIIHQMPGWWMGPPWIVKKYLDEVLTTGHGALYASDGRSRYDATKKYGSGGLLQGKKYMLSLTWNAPMEAFTEKDQFFEGVGVDGVYLHFHKAHQFLGMSPLPTFICNDVMKDPKVEEYTLNYKKHLDNLDLK